One window of the Saccopteryx bilineata isolate mSacBil1 chromosome 2, mSacBil1_pri_phased_curated, whole genome shotgun sequence genome contains the following:
- the RCVRN gene encoding recoverin yields MGNSRSGALSKDILEELQLNTKFTEEELCAWYQSFLKECPSGRITRQQFQSIYAKFFPDADPKAYAEHVFRSFDSNNDGTLDFKEYVIALHMTTAGKPSQKLEWAFSLYDVDGNGAISKNEVLEIVMAIFKMISPEDVKHLPDDENTPEKRAGKIWGFFGKKDDDKLTEEEFINGTLANKEILRLIQFEPQKVKDKLKEKEKNP; encoded by the exons ATGGGGAACAGCAGAAGCGGGGCGCTGTCCAAGGAcatcctggaggagctgcagctgAACACCAAGTTCACGGAGGAGGAGCTGTGCGCCTGGTACCAGTCCTTCCTCAAGGAGTGCCCCAGCGGCCGCATCACCCGCCAGCAGTTCCAGAGCATCTACGCCAAGTTCTTCCCGGACGCCGACCCCAAGGCCTACGCCGAGCACGTCTTCCGCAGCTTCGACTCCAACAACGATGGCACCCTGGACTTCAAGGAGTACGTCATCGCCCTGCACATGACCACCGCGGGCAAGCCCAGCCAGAAGCTGGAGTGGGCCTTCTCCCTCTACGACGTGGACGGCAACGGGGCCATCAGCAAGAACGAAGTGCTTGAGATTGTCATG GCGATCTTCAAAATGATCAGCCCCGAGGACGTGAAGCACCTTCCAGATGATGAGAACACCCCGGAAAAGCGGGCTGGAAAGATCTGGGGCTTCTTCGGAAAGAAAGATGACG ATAAGCTCACGGAGGAGGAGTTCATCAACGGGACCCTGGCCAATAAAGAAATTCTGCGGCTGATCCAGTTTGAGCCTCAGAAAGTGAAAGACAAgttaaaggaaaaggagaagaaccCCTGA